A single Anopheles arabiensis isolate DONGOLA chromosome X, AaraD3, whole genome shotgun sequence DNA region contains:
- the LOC120906801 gene encoding stromal interaction molecule homolog isoform X4, protein MRYFTRNFNAFACCCSLLLLPLGGLADVERGAPEAPAKAPIHQHQQHHPHQQPQSVKLHQPAVPSSAAYHQPAPGTGAAQHPDGPAPQQPAHYHQQAAAASASSDRSLSRQPPSSLAATSAPPRPLETRNSYTVLSQAMSQAVHHEFDFLFLISGTYGSGAMAGDAGSACTIDDIDCLAHHDQLGMEAIRSLHQQLDDDDNGDIDLSESDDFLREELKYDSGYEKRHKAFHFNDDMHISVKELWEAWLRSEVHNWTVDQTTEWLAQSVQLPQYVPLFRLHKVTGKVLPRLAVNNMHYVSNVLGIKDPIHKQKIALKAMDAVLFGPPRETGTRWKDLLLVTLLLTAIIGSWYAYHQNKSAKIHIRRMAKDVEGLLKAEVALKEMQKELEQARIEQENVGKEKMDLERRLREAPTLSSSSSDLELQQLKQEIEVLRSELNRAEVEIHDHCWTPPQGLQSWLQLTYELENKHHIRKRIMAEKQLEQAREACEKLRKKRSSLVGAFVSTHGKSIDDVDRSIVEARNALNDVTNDLQERMHRWKQIETMLGFGIVNNSGIAHLENLLYNRNGVAGKTYRSRLSSSQDDLDDDSVQASFKWPELIARTWSPWNPQRYLFHRQLQQSRRPRRSHRAPVAAASLLSLAAPAPTTSSMCSTSSSSGSSTVKFHSNSSSSINSTGRIYTSLLGETEAAARSLRRWPSETQSLPAVEAAAAAASASAPAAPCPSSTMPARRTRPCSTRTLRSAPGSCFLSGSGLPSRRSSNSSVSSSSSSSNNNSNSCSKDANSAPPGGNVNAQKLDDDMPRPGQRRRRHQRRRSWFTSSRQGDSTSNSTGVRRFPPTDTHLT, encoded by the exons ATGCGATACTTCACGCGGAACTTTAATGCCTTcgcctgctgctgttcgctgcTGCTCCTACCGCTCGGCGGCCTTGCCGATGTGGAGCGGGGCGCCCCGGAAGCCCCGGCGAAGGCACCCatccaccaacaccaacaacaccatcCCCACCAGCAGCCCCAATCAGTCAAACTCCATCAACCGGCGGTGCCGTCCTCCGCCGCCTACCATCAACCAGCACCCGGCACCGGTGCCGCCCAGCATCCGGATGGGCCAGCGCCGCAACAGCCGGCCCATTACCATCAGCAGGCGGCGGCAGCGTCCGCGTCGTCCGATCGGTCCCTGTCCCGGCAGCCGCCCTCCTCGCTGGCGGCCACCTCGGCGCCACCCCGGCCGCTCGAAACGCGCAACTCCTACACCGTGCTGAGCCAAGCGATGTCCCAGGCAGTGCATCACGAATTCG ATTTCCTATTTCTCATTTCAGGCACGTACGGGAGCGGGGCGATGGCCGGCGATGCCGGCAGTGCCTGCACGATCGACGACATCGACTGTCTGGCGCACCACGACCAGCTCGGGATGGAAGCGATCCGTTCGTTGCATCAGCAGCTCGATGACGATGATAACGGTGACATCGATCTTTCCGAATCTGACGAC TTTCTGAGGGAAGAACTGAAGTACGACTCGGGCTACGAGAAGCGCCACAAGGCGTTCCATTTCAACGACGACATGCACATCTCGGTGAAGGAGCTGTGGGAAGCGTGGCTCCGATCGGAGGTGCACAACTGGACGGTGGATCAGACGACCGAGTGGCTGGCGCAGAGCGTCCAGCTGCCCCAGTACGTGCCCCTGTTCCGGCTGCACAAGGTGACCGGGAAGGTGCTGCCCCGGCTGGCCGTGAACAACATGCACTACGTCAGCAACGTGCTCGGGATAAAGGATCCGATTCACAAGCAGAAGATAGCGCTCAAAGCGATGGATGCCGTCCTGTTCGGGCCACCGCGTG AAACTGGAACCCGGTGGAAAGATCTGCTGCTCGTCACGCTCCTTCTGACGGCCATCATAGGCAGCTGGTATGCGTATCATCAGAACAAGAGCGCCAAAATACACATCCGCCGCATGGCGAAGGATGTGGAGGGTTTGCTGAAGGCGGAAGTCGCCCTGAAAGAGATGCAGAAG GAGCTGGAACAGGCCCGGATCGAGCAGGAGAACGTGGGCAAGGAAAAGATGGACCTCGAGCGGCGCCTCCGCGAGGCGCCGACCCTGTCCTCCTCCAGCTCCGACCtggagctgcagcagctgaagCAGGAGATCGAGGTGCTGCGGTCCGAGCTGAACCGGGCGGAGGTGGAGATCCACGACCACTGCTGGACGCCGCCGCAGGGGCTGCAGAGCTGGCTGCAGCTGACGTACGAGCTGGAGAACAAGCACCACATCCGCAAGCGCATCATGGCGGAGAAGCAGCTCGAGCAGGCGCGGGAAGCGTGCGAGAAGCTGCGCAAGAAGCGCTCCAGCCTGGTCGGTGCGTTCGTGTCGACGCACGGCAAAAGCATCGACGACGTCGACCGGAGCATCGTCGAGGCGCGGAACGCGCTCAACGACGTGACGAACGATCTGCAGGAGCGGATGCACCGGTGGAAGCAGATCGAAACGATGCTCGGGTTCGGCATCGTCAACAACAGCGGCATCGCGCACCTGGAGAATCTGCTCTACAATCGCAACGGCGTCGCCGGCAAAACGTACCGAT CGCGACTGTCGAGTAGCCAGGACGATCTGGACGATGATTCCGTGCAAG CCTCTTTCAAATGGCCCGAGCTGATAGCACGGACCTGGTCGCCCTGGAATCCCCAACGGTACCTATTCCACCGTCAGCTTCAACAGTCTCGACGCCCGCGTCGTTCGCACCGGGcgccggtggcggcggcgtcgTTGTTGTCGCTGGCAGCGCCGGCCcctaccaccagcagcatgTGCAGCACCAGCTCCAGCAGCGGTTCGTCGACGGTAAAGttccacagcaacagcagcagcagcatcaacagcacgGGCCGGATCTATACCAGCCTGCTCGGCGAAACGGAGGCGGCAGCCAGAAGTCTGCGCCGGTGGCCCTCGGAGACCCAGTCGCTGCCGGCGgtggaggcggcggcggcggcggcatcgGCTTCGGCGCCGGCGGCACCCTGCCCCAGCTCGACGATGCCGGCTCGACGGACTCGTCCCTGTTCGACGAGGACGTTAAGAAGCGCCCCCGGAAGCTGTTTTCTTTCGGGAAGCGGTTTGCCAAGTCGAAGAAGCAGCAATAGCagtgtcagcagcagcagcagcagcagcaacaacaacagcaacagctgcaGCAAGGACGCCAACAGCGCGCCGCCGGGCGGGAACGTTAACGCTCAGAAACTGGACGACGACATGCCGCGGCCCGGCCAGCGACGACGCCGGCACCAGCGACGACGATCGTGGTTCACATCATCACGGCAAGGggacagcaccagcaacagcacaggCGTACGACGGTTCCCACCGACGGACACCCATTTGACATAG
- the LOC120906801 gene encoding uncharacterized protein LOC120906801 isoform X2, with translation MRYFTRNFNAFACCCSLLLLPLGGLADVERGAPEAPAKAPIHQHQQHHPHQQPQSVKLHQPAVPSSAAYHQPAPGTGAAQHPDGPAPQQPAHYHQQAAAASASSDRSLSRQPPSSLAATSAPPRPLETRNSYTVLSQAMSQAVHHEFGTYGSGAMAGDAGSACTIDDIDCLAHHDQLGMEAIRSLHQQLDDDDNGDIDLSESDDFLREELKYDSGYEKRHKAFHFNDDMHISVKELWEAWLRSEVHNWTVDQTTEWLAQSVQLPQYVPLFRLHKVTGKVLPRLAVNNMHYVSNVLGIKDPIHKQKIALKAMDAVLFGPPRETGTRWKDLLLVTLLLTAIIGSWYAYHQNKSAKIHIRRMAKDVEGLLKAEVALKEMQKELEQARIEQENVGKEKMDLERRLREAPTLSSSSSDLELQQLKQEIEVLRSELNRAEVEIHDHCWTPPQGLQSWLQLTYELENKHHIRKRIMAEKQLEQAREACEKLRKKRSSLVGAFVSTHGKSIDDVDRSIVEARNALNDVTNDLQERMHRWKQIETMLGFGIVNNSGIAHLENLLYNRNGVAGKTYRSRLSSSQDDLDDDSVQGYLESNCRGGRDDSSASDEGDRERDTVTFFLGGCPSATNLQMSALNTLNTGIVTPSTAAAFGVSVAGTPTGYSSTATTNSASTNLPNTSSSIGGGGGGGSYPSLSNYSVPPVGLYPALPSSSSLYGAASSTGGAGFTSISREQSVGDSAQSLLGDGDCQVSSLSSVTLDRTVLPRGKKAPAKLPQVVPSTVGKAPMPPPRKTLSSQSLFQMARADSTDLVALESPTVPIPPSASTVSTPASFAPGAGGGGVVVVAGSAGPYHQQHVQHQLQQRFVDGKVPQQQQQQHQQHGPDLYQPARRNGGGSQKSAPVALGDPVAAGGGGGGGGGIGFGAGGTLPQLDDAGSTDSSLFDEDVKKRPRKLFSFGKRFAKSKKQQ, from the exons ATGCGATACTTCACGCGGAACTTTAATGCCTTcgcctgctgctgttcgctgcTGCTCCTACCGCTCGGCGGCCTTGCCGATGTGGAGCGGGGCGCCCCGGAAGCCCCGGCGAAGGCACCCatccaccaacaccaacaacaccatcCCCACCAGCAGCCCCAATCAGTCAAACTCCATCAACCGGCGGTGCCGTCCTCCGCCGCCTACCATCAACCAGCACCCGGCACCGGTGCCGCCCAGCATCCGGATGGGCCAGCGCCGCAACAGCCGGCCCATTACCATCAGCAGGCGGCGGCAGCGTCCGCGTCGTCCGATCGGTCCCTGTCCCGGCAGCCGCCCTCCTCGCTGGCGGCCACCTCGGCGCCACCCCGGCCGCTCGAAACGCGCAACTCCTACACCGTGCTGAGCCAAGCGATGTCCCAGGCAGTGCATCACGAATTCG GCACGTACGGGAGCGGGGCGATGGCCGGCGATGCCGGCAGTGCCTGCACGATCGACGACATCGACTGTCTGGCGCACCACGACCAGCTCGGGATGGAAGCGATCCGTTCGTTGCATCAGCAGCTCGATGACGATGATAACGGTGACATCGATCTTTCCGAATCTGACGAC TTTCTGAGGGAAGAACTGAAGTACGACTCGGGCTACGAGAAGCGCCACAAGGCGTTCCATTTCAACGACGACATGCACATCTCGGTGAAGGAGCTGTGGGAAGCGTGGCTCCGATCGGAGGTGCACAACTGGACGGTGGATCAGACGACCGAGTGGCTGGCGCAGAGCGTCCAGCTGCCCCAGTACGTGCCCCTGTTCCGGCTGCACAAGGTGACCGGGAAGGTGCTGCCCCGGCTGGCCGTGAACAACATGCACTACGTCAGCAACGTGCTCGGGATAAAGGATCCGATTCACAAGCAGAAGATAGCGCTCAAAGCGATGGATGCCGTCCTGTTCGGGCCACCGCGTG AAACTGGAACCCGGTGGAAAGATCTGCTGCTCGTCACGCTCCTTCTGACGGCCATCATAGGCAGCTGGTATGCGTATCATCAGAACAAGAGCGCCAAAATACACATCCGCCGCATGGCGAAGGATGTGGAGGGTTTGCTGAAGGCGGAAGTCGCCCTGAAAGAGATGCAGAAG GAGCTGGAACAGGCCCGGATCGAGCAGGAGAACGTGGGCAAGGAAAAGATGGACCTCGAGCGGCGCCTCCGCGAGGCGCCGACCCTGTCCTCCTCCAGCTCCGACCtggagctgcagcagctgaagCAGGAGATCGAGGTGCTGCGGTCCGAGCTGAACCGGGCGGAGGTGGAGATCCACGACCACTGCTGGACGCCGCCGCAGGGGCTGCAGAGCTGGCTGCAGCTGACGTACGAGCTGGAGAACAAGCACCACATCCGCAAGCGCATCATGGCGGAGAAGCAGCTCGAGCAGGCGCGGGAAGCGTGCGAGAAGCTGCGCAAGAAGCGCTCCAGCCTGGTCGGTGCGTTCGTGTCGACGCACGGCAAAAGCATCGACGACGTCGACCGGAGCATCGTCGAGGCGCGGAACGCGCTCAACGACGTGACGAACGATCTGCAGGAGCGGATGCACCGGTGGAAGCAGATCGAAACGATGCTCGGGTTCGGCATCGTCAACAACAGCGGCATCGCGCACCTGGAGAATCTGCTCTACAATCGCAACGGCGTCGCCGGCAAAACGTACCGAT CGCGACTGTCGAGTAGCCAGGACGATCTGGACGATGATTCCGTGCAAG GATATCTGGAGAGCAATTGCCGCGGTGGCCGGGACGACTCGTCCGCCAGCGATGAAGGTGACCGTGAACGCGACACGGTGACGTTCTTCCTTGGCGGCTGCCCGTCCGCCACCAACCTGCAGATGAGCGCGCTCAACACGCTCAACACCGGCATCGTCACACCGAGTACGGCCGCCGCGTTCGGCGTGTCGGTGGCCGGCACACCGACCGGGTACAGCAGCACCGCGACCACCAACAGCGCCAGCACCAACCTTCCCAACACGTCCAGCAGcatcggtggcggcggcggcggtggcagctACCCGAGCCTGTCGAACTACTCCGTCCCACCGGTCGGCCTCTATCCGGCCCTGCCGTCCTCGTCTTCGCTGTATGGGGCGGCCTCGTCGACCGGTGGCGCCGGCTTTACCTCCATCTCCCGCGAACAGTCCGTCGGTGACAG TGCACAAAGTTTGCTCGGCGATGGCGACTGCCAGGTGTCGTCGTTATCGTCGGTCACGCTGGACCGAACGGTGCTGCCACGGGGGAAGAAGGCTCCGGCCAAGTTGCCCCAGGTCGTGCCGAGTACGGTCGGCAAGGCGCCGATGCCTCCGCCCCGCAAAACACTCTCCTCGCAGAG CCTCTTTCAAATGGCCCGAGCTGATAGCACGGACCTGGTCGCCCTGGAATCCCCAACGGTACCTATTCCACCGTCAGCTTCAACAGTCTCGACGCCCGCGTCGTTCGCACCGGGcgccggtggcggcggcgtcgTTGTTGTCGCTGGCAGCGCCGGCCcctaccaccagcagcatgTGCAGCACCAGCTCCAGCAGCGGTTCGTCGACGGTAAAGttccacagcaacagcagcagcagcatcaacagcacgGGCCGGATCTATACCAGCCTGCTCGGCGAAACGGAGGCGGCAGCCAGAAGTCTGCGCCGGTGGCCCTCGGAGACCCAGTCGCTGCCGGCGgtggaggcggcggcggcggcggcatcgGCTTCGGCGCCGGCGGCACCCTGCCCCAGCTCGACGATGCCGGCTCGACGGACTCGTCCCTGTTCGACGAGGACGTTAAGAAGCGCCCCCGGAAGCTGTTTTCTTTCGGGAAGCGGTTTGCCAAGTCGAAGAAGCAGCAATAG
- the LOC120906801 gene encoding uncharacterized protein LOC120906801 isoform X1: protein MRYFTRNFNAFACCCSLLLLPLGGLADVERGAPEAPAKAPIHQHQQHHPHQQPQSVKLHQPAVPSSAAYHQPAPGTGAAQHPDGPAPQQPAHYHQQAAAASASSDRSLSRQPPSSLAATSAPPRPLETRNSYTVLSQAMSQAVHHEFDFLFLISGTYGSGAMAGDAGSACTIDDIDCLAHHDQLGMEAIRSLHQQLDDDDNGDIDLSESDDFLREELKYDSGYEKRHKAFHFNDDMHISVKELWEAWLRSEVHNWTVDQTTEWLAQSVQLPQYVPLFRLHKVTGKVLPRLAVNNMHYVSNVLGIKDPIHKQKIALKAMDAVLFGPPRETGTRWKDLLLVTLLLTAIIGSWYAYHQNKSAKIHIRRMAKDVEGLLKAEVALKEMQKELEQARIEQENVGKEKMDLERRLREAPTLSSSSSDLELQQLKQEIEVLRSELNRAEVEIHDHCWTPPQGLQSWLQLTYELENKHHIRKRIMAEKQLEQAREACEKLRKKRSSLVGAFVSTHGKSIDDVDRSIVEARNALNDVTNDLQERMHRWKQIETMLGFGIVNNSGIAHLENLLYNRNGVAGKTYRSRLSSSQDDLDDDSVQGYLESNCRGGRDDSSASDEGDRERDTVTFFLGGCPSATNLQMSALNTLNTGIVTPSTAAAFGVSVAGTPTGYSSTATTNSASTNLPNTSSSIGGGGGGGSYPSLSNYSVPPVGLYPALPSSSSLYGAASSTGGAGFTSISREQSVGDSAQSLLGDGDCQVSSLSSVTLDRTVLPRGKKAPAKLPQVVPSTVGKAPMPPPRKTLSSQSLFQMARADSTDLVALESPTVPIPPSASTVSTPASFAPGAGGGGVVVVAGSAGPYHQQHVQHQLQQRFVDGKVPQQQQQQHQQHGPDLYQPARRNGGGSQKSAPVALGDPVAAGGGGGGGGGIGFGAGGTLPQLDDAGSTDSSLFDEDVKKRPRKLFSFGKRFAKSKKQQ, encoded by the exons ATGCGATACTTCACGCGGAACTTTAATGCCTTcgcctgctgctgttcgctgcTGCTCCTACCGCTCGGCGGCCTTGCCGATGTGGAGCGGGGCGCCCCGGAAGCCCCGGCGAAGGCACCCatccaccaacaccaacaacaccatcCCCACCAGCAGCCCCAATCAGTCAAACTCCATCAACCGGCGGTGCCGTCCTCCGCCGCCTACCATCAACCAGCACCCGGCACCGGTGCCGCCCAGCATCCGGATGGGCCAGCGCCGCAACAGCCGGCCCATTACCATCAGCAGGCGGCGGCAGCGTCCGCGTCGTCCGATCGGTCCCTGTCCCGGCAGCCGCCCTCCTCGCTGGCGGCCACCTCGGCGCCACCCCGGCCGCTCGAAACGCGCAACTCCTACACCGTGCTGAGCCAAGCGATGTCCCAGGCAGTGCATCACGAATTCG ATTTCCTATTTCTCATTTCAGGCACGTACGGGAGCGGGGCGATGGCCGGCGATGCCGGCAGTGCCTGCACGATCGACGACATCGACTGTCTGGCGCACCACGACCAGCTCGGGATGGAAGCGATCCGTTCGTTGCATCAGCAGCTCGATGACGATGATAACGGTGACATCGATCTTTCCGAATCTGACGAC TTTCTGAGGGAAGAACTGAAGTACGACTCGGGCTACGAGAAGCGCCACAAGGCGTTCCATTTCAACGACGACATGCACATCTCGGTGAAGGAGCTGTGGGAAGCGTGGCTCCGATCGGAGGTGCACAACTGGACGGTGGATCAGACGACCGAGTGGCTGGCGCAGAGCGTCCAGCTGCCCCAGTACGTGCCCCTGTTCCGGCTGCACAAGGTGACCGGGAAGGTGCTGCCCCGGCTGGCCGTGAACAACATGCACTACGTCAGCAACGTGCTCGGGATAAAGGATCCGATTCACAAGCAGAAGATAGCGCTCAAAGCGATGGATGCCGTCCTGTTCGGGCCACCGCGTG AAACTGGAACCCGGTGGAAAGATCTGCTGCTCGTCACGCTCCTTCTGACGGCCATCATAGGCAGCTGGTATGCGTATCATCAGAACAAGAGCGCCAAAATACACATCCGCCGCATGGCGAAGGATGTGGAGGGTTTGCTGAAGGCGGAAGTCGCCCTGAAAGAGATGCAGAAG GAGCTGGAACAGGCCCGGATCGAGCAGGAGAACGTGGGCAAGGAAAAGATGGACCTCGAGCGGCGCCTCCGCGAGGCGCCGACCCTGTCCTCCTCCAGCTCCGACCtggagctgcagcagctgaagCAGGAGATCGAGGTGCTGCGGTCCGAGCTGAACCGGGCGGAGGTGGAGATCCACGACCACTGCTGGACGCCGCCGCAGGGGCTGCAGAGCTGGCTGCAGCTGACGTACGAGCTGGAGAACAAGCACCACATCCGCAAGCGCATCATGGCGGAGAAGCAGCTCGAGCAGGCGCGGGAAGCGTGCGAGAAGCTGCGCAAGAAGCGCTCCAGCCTGGTCGGTGCGTTCGTGTCGACGCACGGCAAAAGCATCGACGACGTCGACCGGAGCATCGTCGAGGCGCGGAACGCGCTCAACGACGTGACGAACGATCTGCAGGAGCGGATGCACCGGTGGAAGCAGATCGAAACGATGCTCGGGTTCGGCATCGTCAACAACAGCGGCATCGCGCACCTGGAGAATCTGCTCTACAATCGCAACGGCGTCGCCGGCAAAACGTACCGAT CGCGACTGTCGAGTAGCCAGGACGATCTGGACGATGATTCCGTGCAAG GATATCTGGAGAGCAATTGCCGCGGTGGCCGGGACGACTCGTCCGCCAGCGATGAAGGTGACCGTGAACGCGACACGGTGACGTTCTTCCTTGGCGGCTGCCCGTCCGCCACCAACCTGCAGATGAGCGCGCTCAACACGCTCAACACCGGCATCGTCACACCGAGTACGGCCGCCGCGTTCGGCGTGTCGGTGGCCGGCACACCGACCGGGTACAGCAGCACCGCGACCACCAACAGCGCCAGCACCAACCTTCCCAACACGTCCAGCAGcatcggtggcggcggcggcggtggcagctACCCGAGCCTGTCGAACTACTCCGTCCCACCGGTCGGCCTCTATCCGGCCCTGCCGTCCTCGTCTTCGCTGTATGGGGCGGCCTCGTCGACCGGTGGCGCCGGCTTTACCTCCATCTCCCGCGAACAGTCCGTCGGTGACAG TGCACAAAGTTTGCTCGGCGATGGCGACTGCCAGGTGTCGTCGTTATCGTCGGTCACGCTGGACCGAACGGTGCTGCCACGGGGGAAGAAGGCTCCGGCCAAGTTGCCCCAGGTCGTGCCGAGTACGGTCGGCAAGGCGCCGATGCCTCCGCCCCGCAAAACACTCTCCTCGCAGAG CCTCTTTCAAATGGCCCGAGCTGATAGCACGGACCTGGTCGCCCTGGAATCCCCAACGGTACCTATTCCACCGTCAGCTTCAACAGTCTCGACGCCCGCGTCGTTCGCACCGGGcgccggtggcggcggcgtcgTTGTTGTCGCTGGCAGCGCCGGCCcctaccaccagcagcatgTGCAGCACCAGCTCCAGCAGCGGTTCGTCGACGGTAAAGttccacagcaacagcagcagcagcatcaacagcacgGGCCGGATCTATACCAGCCTGCTCGGCGAAACGGAGGCGGCAGCCAGAAGTCTGCGCCGGTGGCCCTCGGAGACCCAGTCGCTGCCGGCGgtggaggcggcggcggcggcggcatcgGCTTCGGCGCCGGCGGCACCCTGCCCCAGCTCGACGATGCCGGCTCGACGGACTCGTCCCTGTTCGACGAGGACGTTAAGAAGCGCCCCCGGAAGCTGTTTTCTTTCGGGAAGCGGTTTGCCAAGTCGAAGAAGCAGCAATAG
- the LOC120906801 gene encoding stromal interaction molecule homolog isoform X5: MRYFTRNFNAFACCCSLLLLPLGGLADVERGAPEAPAKAPIHQHQQHHPHQQPQSVKLHQPAVPSSAAYHQPAPGTGAAQHPDGPAPQQPAHYHQQAAAASASSDRSLSRQPPSSLAATSAPPRPLETRNSYTVLSQAMSQAVHHEFDFLFLISGTYGSGAMAGDAGSACTIDDIDCLAHHDQLGMEAIRSLHQQLDDDDNGDIDLSESDDFLREELKYDSGYEKRHKAFHFNDDMHISVKELWEAWLRSEVHNWTVDQTTEWLAQSVQLPQYVPLFRLHKVTGKVLPRLAVNNMHYVSNVLGIKDPIHKQKIALKAMDAVLFGPPRETGTRWKDLLLVTLLLTAIIGSWYAYHQNKSAKIHIRRMAKDVEGLLKAEVALKEMQKELEQARIEQENVGKEKMDLERRLREAPTLSSSSSDLELQQLKQEIEVLRSELNRAEVEIHDHCWTPPQGLQSWLQLTYELENKHHIRKRIMAEKQLEQAREACEKLRKKRSSLVGAFVSTHGKSIDDVDRSIVEARNALNDVTNDLQERMHRWKQIETMLGFGIVNNSGIAHLENLLYNRNGVAGKTYRSRLSSSQDDLDDDSVQGYLESNCRGGRDDSSASDEGDRERDTVTFFLGGCPSATNLQMSALNTLNTGIVTPSTAAAFGVSVAGTPTGYSSTATTNSASTNLPNTSSSIGGGGGGGSYPSLSNYSVPPVGLYPALPSSSSLYGAASSTGGAGFTSISREQSVGDSAQSLLGDGDCQVSSLSSVTLDRTVLPRGKKAPAKLPQVVPSTVGKAPMPPPRKTLSSQRQQKLQDKSSSTNSSKSDINDSLLSVL, translated from the exons ATGCGATACTTCACGCGGAACTTTAATGCCTTcgcctgctgctgttcgctgcTGCTCCTACCGCTCGGCGGCCTTGCCGATGTGGAGCGGGGCGCCCCGGAAGCCCCGGCGAAGGCACCCatccaccaacaccaacaacaccatcCCCACCAGCAGCCCCAATCAGTCAAACTCCATCAACCGGCGGTGCCGTCCTCCGCCGCCTACCATCAACCAGCACCCGGCACCGGTGCCGCCCAGCATCCGGATGGGCCAGCGCCGCAACAGCCGGCCCATTACCATCAGCAGGCGGCGGCAGCGTCCGCGTCGTCCGATCGGTCCCTGTCCCGGCAGCCGCCCTCCTCGCTGGCGGCCACCTCGGCGCCACCCCGGCCGCTCGAAACGCGCAACTCCTACACCGTGCTGAGCCAAGCGATGTCCCAGGCAGTGCATCACGAATTCG ATTTCCTATTTCTCATTTCAGGCACGTACGGGAGCGGGGCGATGGCCGGCGATGCCGGCAGTGCCTGCACGATCGACGACATCGACTGTCTGGCGCACCACGACCAGCTCGGGATGGAAGCGATCCGTTCGTTGCATCAGCAGCTCGATGACGATGATAACGGTGACATCGATCTTTCCGAATCTGACGAC TTTCTGAGGGAAGAACTGAAGTACGACTCGGGCTACGAGAAGCGCCACAAGGCGTTCCATTTCAACGACGACATGCACATCTCGGTGAAGGAGCTGTGGGAAGCGTGGCTCCGATCGGAGGTGCACAACTGGACGGTGGATCAGACGACCGAGTGGCTGGCGCAGAGCGTCCAGCTGCCCCAGTACGTGCCCCTGTTCCGGCTGCACAAGGTGACCGGGAAGGTGCTGCCCCGGCTGGCCGTGAACAACATGCACTACGTCAGCAACGTGCTCGGGATAAAGGATCCGATTCACAAGCAGAAGATAGCGCTCAAAGCGATGGATGCCGTCCTGTTCGGGCCACCGCGTG AAACTGGAACCCGGTGGAAAGATCTGCTGCTCGTCACGCTCCTTCTGACGGCCATCATAGGCAGCTGGTATGCGTATCATCAGAACAAGAGCGCCAAAATACACATCCGCCGCATGGCGAAGGATGTGGAGGGTTTGCTGAAGGCGGAAGTCGCCCTGAAAGAGATGCAGAAG GAGCTGGAACAGGCCCGGATCGAGCAGGAGAACGTGGGCAAGGAAAAGATGGACCTCGAGCGGCGCCTCCGCGAGGCGCCGACCCTGTCCTCCTCCAGCTCCGACCtggagctgcagcagctgaagCAGGAGATCGAGGTGCTGCGGTCCGAGCTGAACCGGGCGGAGGTGGAGATCCACGACCACTGCTGGACGCCGCCGCAGGGGCTGCAGAGCTGGCTGCAGCTGACGTACGAGCTGGAGAACAAGCACCACATCCGCAAGCGCATCATGGCGGAGAAGCAGCTCGAGCAGGCGCGGGAAGCGTGCGAGAAGCTGCGCAAGAAGCGCTCCAGCCTGGTCGGTGCGTTCGTGTCGACGCACGGCAAAAGCATCGACGACGTCGACCGGAGCATCGTCGAGGCGCGGAACGCGCTCAACGACGTGACGAACGATCTGCAGGAGCGGATGCACCGGTGGAAGCAGATCGAAACGATGCTCGGGTTCGGCATCGTCAACAACAGCGGCATCGCGCACCTGGAGAATCTGCTCTACAATCGCAACGGCGTCGCCGGCAAAACGTACCGAT CGCGACTGTCGAGTAGCCAGGACGATCTGGACGATGATTCCGTGCAAG GATATCTGGAGAGCAATTGCCGCGGTGGCCGGGACGACTCGTCCGCCAGCGATGAAGGTGACCGTGAACGCGACACGGTGACGTTCTTCCTTGGCGGCTGCCCGTCCGCCACCAACCTGCAGATGAGCGCGCTCAACACGCTCAACACCGGCATCGTCACACCGAGTACGGCCGCCGCGTTCGGCGTGTCGGTGGCCGGCACACCGACCGGGTACAGCAGCACCGCGACCACCAACAGCGCCAGCACCAACCTTCCCAACACGTCCAGCAGcatcggtggcggcggcggcggtggcagctACCCGAGCCTGTCGAACTACTCCGTCCCACCGGTCGGCCTCTATCCGGCCCTGCCGTCCTCGTCTTCGCTGTATGGGGCGGCCTCGTCGACCGGTGGCGCCGGCTTTACCTCCATCTCCCGCGAACAGTCCGTCGGTGACAG TGCACAAAGTTTGCTCGGCGATGGCGACTGCCAGGTGTCGTCGTTATCGTCGGTCACGCTGGACCGAACGGTGCTGCCACGGGGGAAGAAGGCTCCGGCCAAGTTGCCCCAGGTCGTGCCGAGTACGGTCGGCAAGGCGCCGATGCCTCCGCCCCGCAAAACACTCTCCTCGCAGAG ACAGCAAAAGCTTCAGGATAAGAGTAGCAGTACGAATAGTAGCAAAAGTGATATAAACGACTCCCTGCTCAGTGTGCTGTAG